One Paraburkholderia flagellata genomic window carries:
- a CDS encoding AraC family transcriptional regulator, with translation MTDSRFTVRNLASHELDEARDLVAAIFSDHSLTLKRRGSTLDYTHRHIQLDTCSFNFISYGPRVCINAKGLDANVMVQLTLSGYDYFRLGKREVLSTPEVATISGVDEPFAMCLSENCLKLAILLDRAELERHAAGMIGAPLRRPLEFQHVMDTGSRGGFVWMQTVQQIMADSGQGLASLLSFPLVRAQFEQMLFSGLLAWQPNTAIEQLQSMRGPTPDARPRHVRIADDYMRAHLDAPLTVEKLAEEAQVSVRLLYDGFARFLCTTPMRHLRALRLERVRMELLDPTQPHNVTSVALRWGFSQLGRFAAAYHRQYGELPSETLRRTRA, from the coding sequence ATGACCGACTCCCGATTCACTGTGCGTAATCTGGCTTCGCATGAGCTGGACGAGGCGCGCGACCTCGTCGCCGCGATTTTTTCTGATCATAGTCTGACCCTGAAACGGCGTGGCAGCACTCTGGACTATACCCACCGGCATATCCAGCTCGACACATGCAGCTTCAACTTCATCTCTTATGGGCCGCGGGTCTGCATCAATGCCAAAGGGCTTGACGCCAACGTAATGGTGCAGTTGACGCTGTCCGGATACGACTACTTCCGACTCGGAAAGCGCGAGGTCCTCAGCACTCCCGAGGTTGCTACCATCAGCGGAGTCGATGAACCATTCGCGATGTGCTTGAGTGAGAATTGCCTCAAACTGGCAATCCTGCTCGACCGCGCGGAGCTTGAGCGCCATGCGGCTGGGATGATCGGCGCGCCGTTGCGCCGACCGCTCGAATTCCAGCATGTCATGGATACGGGTTCGCGTGGCGGATTCGTCTGGATGCAGACCGTGCAGCAGATCATGGCCGATTCCGGTCAGGGTCTAGCCTCCCTTTTGAGCTTTCCGTTGGTGCGTGCTCAGTTTGAACAGATGCTGTTTTCTGGGCTGCTCGCATGGCAACCCAATACCGCAATCGAACAACTGCAAAGCATGCGCGGCCCTACGCCAGACGCTCGGCCTCGCCACGTACGCATCGCCGACGACTACATGCGCGCCCACCTGGACGCTCCACTCACCGTCGAAAAGCTGGCCGAAGAGGCTCAGGTAAGTGTGCGCTTGCTATACGATGGCTTCGCCAGGTTCCTCTGCACCACGCCTATGCGCCACCTTCGCGCATTGCGTCTGGAAAGGGTTCGCATGGAATTGCTGGACCCGACCCAACCTCATAACGTAACCAGCGTCGCGCTACGCTGGGGCTTTAGTCAACTGGGGCGCTTTGCTGCCGCCTACCATCGCCAGTACGGCGAATTGCCCAGCGAAACTCTGCGCCGGACGCGCGCCTGA
- a CDS encoding ATP-binding protein has translation MIQIGSLQVSFDQRNIQQNGRSLRVGTRAFDILEVLYRANGAILSKDEIMEAVWPDQIVEENRLQVHIVALRKLLGAERDLIKTVPGRGYLLIAGHAQTTDAGEAGPQTVTALQLPALPPLVSPLIGRAAEIERLRDHLEQGQVTTIVGAGGVGKTALALHVANEVHCRSGGAKCFVELAMASSSEDVSDILADALKFPMDGRQRRTDTLYDVFAESIGLLVLDNAEHVIEVVARLVEALVARNSSMRVLVTSRETLHIRTESVLRLEPLAVPKTGLTTQEMLAHSAVELFLCRARSLAMDCASDEKSIILAADICRRLDGLPLAIELAAARVATLGVEGVASRLDLQLDLLTGGPRSALPRHQTLRATFEWSYALLDAPSRILFRRLGYFTDTFTFDAVCAVAADPGVSIAVVVSTLGELATKSLLNVEFHGPIATYRLTKSTRAYAMEKLRDEGEVHVLASRHIRYMNKRIEANGLIHAEVSWHGTDLKARLSLDEARAEYDRAFSENGDPAQGIALAGVLVGTLHDASLFRECCERARRALDVLDTLPTGSVDVVYEMRLCAAYASALVYAGEHVETAISFWQRVLRLAQARRDDAFVTRALWGLWNTALLIADIRASICYATRMQQATEHGDPRGERLLAGAMLGISLHCFGEHEQARERLEVAVAALDEPGSEPLPRGARGVDPLTFCKGTLARLAWLQGKPAHALQLVQSSLNLARRDTLEPSLSHLLAAVAVPIALQCGDLLAASRYLALLRSQVATHHFAAWEDYAECLSIQIDLQSDAEAPALERLEPALQRLVTRGFRRVIAPFIVLSAEAFANAHRFAEARARLDDAIKRSETHSEYYFLPELLRARGWVELQHARALDGSAHEERMHCELQGRHFLNTAMALASEHGAVMWKLRAALDLATYHIERDEVAQAVVLLAQFDALIDLSSPAPDIKRLGQLRQRLSAAAAPNARVSATPWYPCLPDQARVRRRVSLGNSPYWRW, from the coding sequence ATGATTCAAATAGGATCGTTGCAGGTCAGTTTCGATCAGCGAAACATTCAGCAGAATGGCCGTTCGCTGCGAGTTGGCACGCGCGCTTTCGATATTCTCGAAGTACTTTATCGTGCCAATGGCGCCATTTTGTCGAAAGACGAAATCATGGAGGCGGTCTGGCCGGACCAGATCGTCGAAGAGAATCGACTGCAGGTGCATATCGTGGCATTGCGCAAGCTGCTCGGCGCCGAACGCGATCTGATCAAGACCGTACCGGGGCGAGGTTATCTGTTGATCGCCGGGCACGCTCAGACGACCGATGCGGGCGAGGCTGGTCCGCAAACCGTAACCGCACTTCAGCTGCCCGCACTCCCTCCGCTTGTCTCGCCCTTGATCGGGCGCGCCGCAGAGATCGAACGACTCCGCGACCACCTCGAACAAGGACAGGTCACGACAATCGTCGGCGCGGGCGGCGTCGGCAAGACCGCGCTCGCCCTTCACGTTGCCAATGAAGTCCATTGTCGAAGCGGCGGGGCGAAATGCTTCGTAGAACTTGCCATGGCGTCATCCAGCGAGGATGTCTCCGACATCCTCGCTGACGCGCTGAAGTTTCCCATGGATGGTAGACAGCGCCGCACGGACACGCTATACGATGTCTTCGCCGAGTCCATAGGCCTCCTGGTGCTCGACAACGCCGAGCATGTGATCGAAGTCGTGGCCCGGCTCGTGGAGGCACTGGTGGCGCGCAATTCGTCAATGCGCGTGCTCGTGACGAGCCGCGAAACCCTGCACATTCGCACTGAATCCGTGCTGCGCCTCGAACCGCTTGCCGTCCCCAAAACCGGACTAACAACACAGGAGATGCTCGCACATTCAGCGGTCGAACTGTTCTTGTGCCGTGCCCGATCACTCGCAATGGACTGCGCCTCCGACGAAAAGAGCATCATACTGGCCGCCGACATCTGCCGGCGGCTCGACGGTCTGCCGCTTGCCATTGAACTCGCTGCGGCACGGGTGGCGACTCTCGGTGTCGAGGGCGTGGCTTCGCGGCTCGACCTACAATTGGACCTTCTCACCGGTGGCCCGCGTTCTGCACTGCCGCGGCACCAAACCTTGCGCGCGACGTTCGAGTGGAGCTACGCGCTGCTCGATGCGCCATCGCGTATCCTCTTCCGCCGCCTCGGGTATTTTACGGACACTTTCACGTTCGATGCGGTCTGCGCCGTCGCGGCGGACCCCGGCGTGTCGATCGCAGTGGTCGTTTCGACTCTCGGGGAACTCGCGACCAAGTCGCTTTTGAACGTAGAGTTTCACGGTCCAATCGCAACGTACCGGCTGACCAAGAGCACGCGCGCCTACGCGATGGAGAAACTGCGCGACGAAGGAGAAGTGCACGTCCTCGCTTCCCGGCACATTCGCTACATGAACAAGCGGATTGAAGCGAACGGACTCATACACGCGGAAGTCAGCTGGCACGGCACGGATCTCAAAGCGCGTCTTTCGCTTGACGAAGCTCGCGCCGAATACGACCGGGCCTTCTCCGAGAACGGCGACCCGGCCCAGGGCATCGCGCTCGCGGGGGTGCTGGTCGGTACGCTGCACGATGCATCGCTCTTCCGTGAATGCTGCGAACGGGCACGGCGCGCGCTAGATGTGCTCGACACCCTGCCGACCGGCTCCGTCGACGTTGTCTACGAAATGCGACTGTGCGCAGCCTACGCTTCCGCGCTCGTGTACGCGGGCGAGCATGTCGAGACTGCAATATCGTTTTGGCAACGCGTGTTGCGACTCGCGCAAGCAAGGCGCGATGACGCGTTTGTGACTCGAGCCCTGTGGGGTCTCTGGAACACTGCGCTGTTGATCGCCGATATTCGCGCATCGATTTGCTACGCCACACGCATGCAGCAGGCCACTGAGCATGGCGATCCACGCGGCGAGCGGCTGCTGGCGGGCGCAATGCTGGGCATTTCGCTCCATTGCTTCGGCGAGCACGAGCAAGCCCGGGAACGCCTCGAGGTCGCCGTTGCTGCGCTCGATGAACCGGGCTCGGAGCCGTTGCCCCGCGGCGCGCGCGGCGTGGACCCGCTCACGTTCTGCAAGGGCACGCTTGCTCGCCTTGCCTGGCTTCAGGGGAAGCCTGCGCACGCATTGCAGCTCGTGCAATCCTCGCTTAACCTGGCCCGCCGGGATACGCTGGAGCCATCGCTCAGCCATCTACTTGCCGCCGTGGCCGTGCCGATCGCGCTTCAATGTGGCGACTTGCTGGCCGCATCGCGGTATCTCGCCCTATTGCGCTCGCAAGTGGCGACCCACCACTTCGCGGCCTGGGAAGACTACGCGGAATGTCTGTCCATCCAGATCGATCTTCAGTCCGACGCTGAAGCGCCAGCACTCGAGAGGCTCGAGCCTGCCCTGCAGCGACTTGTTACGCGTGGCTTCCGGCGCGTAATTGCGCCATTCATTGTGTTGAGTGCCGAGGCGTTCGCGAACGCCCACCGTTTTGCGGAGGCCCGTGCGAGACTGGACGACGCGATCAAGCGCAGCGAAACCCACAGCGAATATTATTTCTTGCCCGAACTGCTTCGGGCCAGAGGCTGGGTGGAGCTCCAGCACGCGCGCGCGCTGGATGGCTCAGCGCACGAGGAGCGCATGCATTGCGAATTGCAAGGACGCCACTTTCTGAACACTGCGATGGCGCTAGCGAGCGAACACGGCGCGGTGATGTGGAAATTGCGCGCCGCGCTCGACCTCGCCACGTATCACATCGAAAGAGACGAGGTCGCTCAGGCCGTGGTGCTTCTTGCGCAGTTTGACGCCCTCATCGACCTCAGCTCGCCGGCACCCGATATCAAGCGTCTTGGCCAACTCCGCCAGCGGCTCAGCGCAGCGGCTGCTCCGAATGCCCGCGTGAGTGCTACGCCCTGGTATCCTTGCCTGCCTGATCAGGCGCGCGTCCGGCGCAGAGTTTCGCTGGGCAATTCGCCGTACTGGCGATGGTAG
- a CDS encoding DUF3331 domain-containing protein: MLSRVAPGTATRPGGLACPQSHAYLRYRTDQMAPCANDDPWKQTIVSLERASRASADIEAMHQESATRKTDRGRTRHGTARSASHVPFSGHIRILERVSSTVVSLCWYDATCGHYADQLWKRTRSRHKTVCTLTGRTVNRGDPVYRPSRRGTQPGNANHTILASVLESSGGLDVHLASARRFELEH, from the coding sequence ATGTTGTCCCGCGTGGCGCCCGGAACGGCAACACGCCCAGGCGGCCTTGCCTGTCCCCAATCGCATGCTTACTTACGATACAGAACTGACCAAATGGCCCCCTGCGCAAACGACGACCCGTGGAAGCAAACCATCGTCTCACTCGAACGAGCCTCTCGCGCGTCCGCGGACATCGAGGCCATGCATCAGGAAAGCGCAACGCGCAAAACGGATCGCGGGCGGACGCGGCATGGGACAGCTCGATCGGCTTCCCACGTTCCGTTTTCTGGCCATATCCGCATACTCGAACGCGTTTCGAGTACAGTTGTCTCGCTCTGCTGGTATGACGCCACGTGCGGCCATTACGCGGATCAACTTTGGAAACGCACCCGTTCGCGCCACAAGACGGTTTGCACCCTGACGGGCAGGACCGTCAACCGTGGCGACCCCGTCTACCGCCCCTCTCGGCGTGGCACCCAGCCGGGCAACGCGAACCACACAATTCTCGCTAGCGTGCTGGAGTCCTCCGGGGGGCTCGATGTTCATTTGGCATCGGCCCGTCGATTCGAACTGGAGCACTAA
- a CDS encoding alpha/beta fold hydrolase translates to MSLQESTIAPSRTRRRILSVGAGVVGTVAMSGLPAVASAAGGTASHTANEHQRNGSYVKAKDGTEIYVKAWGTGAPVVFSHGWPLSADAWDPQMLYLVSQGYRVIAHDRRGHGRSGQPFAGNDMDTYADDLAAVLDALDVHNAMLVGHSTGGGEVAHYIGRHGSKRVTKVVLIGAVPPQMVKSATNPGGLPMPVFDGIRDGVAANRSQFYLDLATPFYGFNRPNAKVSQGLVQDFWRQGMQGSIKGQYECIKQFSEVDYTEDLKRMDMPTLILHGDDDQIVPIDDSARLSVKLIKHATLKVYPGAPHGMCSTHFAQVNADLLAFLRA, encoded by the coding sequence ATGAGTTTGCAAGAGAGTACGATCGCGCCGTCGCGGACGCGACGCAGAATTCTTTCGGTTGGCGCAGGCGTGGTCGGTACGGTCGCCATGTCGGGTCTGCCCGCGGTGGCGTCGGCTGCCGGCGGCACGGCCTCGCATACTGCCAACGAGCATCAGCGTAACGGCAGCTACGTGAAGGCCAAGGATGGCACCGAGATCTACGTCAAGGCCTGGGGCACGGGCGCCCCGGTGGTCTTCTCGCACGGCTGGCCGCTTTCGGCGGATGCGTGGGATCCGCAGATGCTCTATCTGGTAAGTCAGGGATATCGCGTGATCGCACATGACCGTCGCGGGCACGGCCGCTCGGGCCAGCCATTTGCCGGAAACGATATGGATACCTATGCAGATGATCTGGCGGCTGTGCTCGACGCGCTCGATGTGCACAACGCCATGCTCGTCGGCCATTCGACGGGCGGCGGTGAGGTCGCGCACTACATCGGCCGGCACGGTTCGAAACGGGTGACAAAGGTAGTGTTGATCGGTGCCGTGCCGCCGCAGATGGTCAAGTCGGCGACCAATCCCGGTGGCCTGCCCATGCCCGTTTTCGACGGCATTCGCGACGGCGTAGCAGCCAATCGCTCGCAGTTCTATCTCGACCTCGCAACGCCGTTCTATGGCTTCAACCGCCCTAACGCAAAGGTGTCGCAGGGTCTCGTTCAGGACTTCTGGCGGCAGGGCATGCAAGGCTCGATCAAAGGCCAGTACGAGTGCATCAAGCAGTTCTCCGAGGTCGACTACACGGAAGACCTGAAGAGGATGGACATGCCAACCCTCATCCTCCACGGCGACGATGATCAGATCGTGCCGATCGATGATTCTGCGCGTCTGTCGGTGAAGCTCATCAAGCACGCCACCCTCAAAGTCTATCCGGGCGCGCCGCATGGTATGTGCAGCACGCATTTCGCCCAGGTGAACGCGGATCTGCTGGCGTTCCTGAGGGCATAA
- a CDS encoding phosphohydrolase codes for MKYELAATPDEVAGVCIPRTALAALAVENVCAVLDPVLVGHAHRVFVFAALAALSERHACDAEILYVSAMYANMGLSPAYAHSSSRYEVDSADAARVLLAGVSPRVAEDVWRAIALHTTPGIPEHVSPLARLLARAAGTDLVGANYDAYTCAEHAAILAAYPRGATFSEDVIRAIGSGVAHRPQTTSGTWSADILARLDPDYCRLNYCGLILGSRWTQPDNNFFSHSRRHKS; via the coding sequence ATGAAATATGAGCTTGCGGCAACACCGGACGAAGTGGCGGGCGTGTGTATTCCGCGCACCGCGCTCGCGGCGCTCGCCGTCGAGAACGTCTGCGCCGTGCTCGATCCGGTTCTGGTGGGACACGCTCATCGTGTGTTCGTGTTCGCTGCGCTCGCCGCCCTTAGCGAGCGGCATGCATGCGACGCCGAAATCCTCTACGTGAGCGCGATGTACGCGAACATGGGCCTGAGCCCAGCCTATGCGCACTCGAGCTCGCGTTATGAGGTGGACAGCGCGGACGCGGCGCGCGTGCTGCTTGCGGGGGTCTCGCCGCGCGTGGCCGAGGACGTGTGGCGTGCGATCGCGCTGCACACCACGCCGGGCATTCCAGAGCATGTTTCGCCACTTGCGCGGCTGCTGGCGCGAGCCGCGGGGACCGATCTAGTCGGTGCGAACTATGACGCTTATACGTGCGCCGAGCACGCGGCCATTCTCGCAGCCTATCCGCGCGGAGCCACGTTCAGCGAAGACGTGATCCGGGCGATAGGCAGCGGTGTCGCCCATCGTCCGCAGACGACGAGCGGCACGTGGAGCGCGGACATTCTTGCCCGCCTCGATCCCGACTACTGCCGGCTGAATTATTGCGGGCTCATTCTCGGCTCGCGCTGGACTCAGCCGGACAACAACTTTTTTTCTCACTCAAGAAGACATAAATCATGA
- a CDS encoding BON domain-containing protein, producing MKHCFIPMLAALAFTSVQALAADAATSYSPPVVAQVPYAASGAAQDKAARKAAHKAAKLADRHLAANVRKALTKQRDVAMANVVVLAKTGVVTLTGSVPETTQIAAAQQHAQDVEGVSQVVNRLTLRTPGN from the coding sequence ATGAAGCACTGTTTCATTCCGATGCTGGCCGCACTCGCATTTACAAGCGTTCAGGCCTTGGCCGCCGATGCGGCAACGTCTTATTCGCCGCCTGTCGTGGCGCAAGTGCCGTACGCCGCGTCGGGTGCGGCACAGGATAAAGCGGCGCGCAAAGCGGCTCACAAGGCAGCGAAACTCGCTGACCGCCATCTGGCGGCAAACGTGCGCAAGGCGCTGACGAAGCAGCGCGATGTGGCAATGGCAAACGTCGTCGTGCTCGCGAAAACGGGTGTTGTCACGCTCACAGGATCGGTTCCCGAGACTACCCAGATCGCGGCCGCGCAGCAGCACGCGCAAGACGTGGAAGGCGTGAGCCAGGTCGTCAACCGACTGACATTGCGCACGCCGGGCAACTGA
- the katG gene encoding catalase/peroxidase HPI — protein sequence MSSEAKCPFAGHKSPAVHIASGGTTNKDWWPNQLRVDLLSQHSEKSDPLGGGFNYRDAFKKLDYEAIKADLRKLMTDSQDWWPADFGHYGPQFVRMAWHAAGTYRTGDGRGGAGRGQQRFAPLNSWPDNVNIDKSRRLLWPIKQKYGQQISWADLLILTGNVALETMGFRTFGFAGGREDTWEPDNDVYWGAEKQWLALSNDPNNELSRYSGERDLDNPLAAVQMGLIYVNPEGPDGNGDPLSAARDIRETFARMAMEDEETVALIAGGHTFGKTHGAGPASHVGADVEAAPLEAQGLGWASSYKSGKAADSITSGLEVTWTQTPAQWSNFFFENLFKYEWVQERSPAGALQWVASDAETVIPGPTPDSPKRRPTMLTTDLSLRFDPAYEEISRRFLNNPQAFAEAFARAWFKLTHRDLGPKSRYLGPEVPREDLIWQDPLPAGAHMPSGTDIADLKARIATSGLSASELVAVAWASASTFRGSDKRGGANGARIRLAPQSGWAINQPVLGTLAKLEEIQKASGKASLADVIVLAGGVGIEMAAKAAGVAVTMPFTPGRVDAKTEQTDTVSFAVLEPIADAFRNYTKGTHPVQAEALLIDKAQLLTLTAPEMTALIGGLRVININADGSNHGVFTKTPGALTNDFFVNLLDMSTEWKLAGDIYEGRDRKTGQPKWTGTRADLVFGSNSILRALAEVYGSADGQARFISDFVVAWTKVMNADRFDLA from the coding sequence ATGTCATCTGAAGCCAAATGCCCGTTTGCGGGCCATAAATCTCCCGCCGTACACATTGCCAGTGGCGGCACGACCAACAAGGACTGGTGGCCCAATCAACTACGCGTCGACCTGTTGAGCCAGCACTCCGAGAAATCGGATCCGCTAGGTGGTGGATTCAACTATCGCGACGCATTCAAGAAACTCGACTATGAAGCGATCAAGGCCGACCTGCGCAAGCTTATGACGGACTCGCAGGACTGGTGGCCGGCTGACTTCGGTCACTATGGCCCGCAGTTCGTCCGCATGGCCTGGCATGCCGCAGGCACCTACCGCACTGGCGACGGCCGTGGCGGCGCGGGTCGCGGCCAGCAGCGCTTTGCGCCCCTCAATTCGTGGCCCGACAACGTCAATATCGACAAGTCGCGTCGTCTGCTGTGGCCGATCAAGCAGAAGTATGGCCAGCAGATCTCGTGGGCCGACCTGCTGATCCTGACCGGAAATGTTGCGCTAGAAACGATGGGCTTTCGCACATTCGGTTTTGCCGGTGGTCGCGAAGATACCTGGGAACCGGACAACGATGTCTACTGGGGCGCGGAGAAGCAATGGCTTGCACTCAGCAACGATCCGAACAATGAGCTTAGTCGCTACTCGGGTGAGCGCGACCTCGACAATCCGCTCGCTGCGGTCCAGATGGGCCTGATCTATGTGAACCCTGAAGGCCCGGATGGCAATGGCGACCCGCTGTCAGCTGCACGCGATATCCGGGAGACCTTCGCACGCATGGCGATGGAGGACGAGGAAACCGTCGCGCTGATCGCCGGCGGGCACACGTTCGGCAAGACGCACGGTGCGGGTCCTGCAAGCCATGTGGGCGCAGATGTCGAAGCGGCGCCGCTCGAAGCACAAGGCCTCGGCTGGGCCAGCAGCTATAAATCGGGCAAGGCGGCCGATTCGATCACCAGCGGCCTCGAAGTTACATGGACGCAGACGCCTGCCCAGTGGAGTAACTTTTTCTTCGAGAACCTGTTCAAGTACGAATGGGTGCAGGAGAGGAGCCCGGCAGGCGCTCTCCAGTGGGTCGCAAGCGACGCCGAGACCGTCATTCCTGGGCCGACGCCGGATTCACCGAAGCGCCGCCCGACCATGCTGACGACTGATCTCTCACTGCGCTTCGACCCGGCCTATGAAGAGATTTCTCGCCGCTTCCTGAACAACCCACAGGCATTTGCCGAGGCGTTCGCGCGCGCGTGGTTCAAGCTGACTCATCGCGATCTTGGGCCGAAGTCGCGCTATCTGGGACCGGAGGTCCCGCGCGAAGATCTGATCTGGCAGGACCCGCTTCCGGCCGGGGCGCACATGCCGAGCGGAACAGACATCGCCGACCTGAAGGCAAGGATCGCGACTTCGGGTCTCTCTGCTTCAGAACTCGTCGCCGTGGCCTGGGCCTCAGCCTCGACGTTCCGTGGATCGGACAAGCGCGGCGGCGCCAACGGCGCACGCATCCGCCTCGCTCCGCAGAGCGGCTGGGCCATCAATCAGCCGGTGCTCGGCACCCTGGCGAAGCTGGAGGAAATCCAGAAGGCTTCGGGCAAGGCCTCACTCGCAGATGTGATCGTGCTGGCCGGCGGCGTTGGTATCGAGATGGCGGCCAAGGCTGCGGGCGTCGCCGTCACTATGCCGTTCACGCCGGGCCGCGTCGACGCTAAGACCGAGCAGACCGATACCGTCTCGTTCGCCGTGCTCGAGCCGATCGCCGATGCATTCCGCAACTATACGAAGGGCACGCATCCGGTTCAAGCCGAAGCCCTGCTGATCGACAAGGCCCAACTGCTGACGCTGACCGCGCCCGAAATGACCGCGCTGATCGGCGGTCTGCGCGTTATCAACATTAACGCCGACGGCAGTAACCACGGTGTCTTCACGAAGACCCCTGGAGCGCTGACCAACGACTTCTTCGTCAATCTGCTCGACATGAGCACCGAGTGGAAGCTCGCCGGCGACATCTACGAAGGCCGTGACCGCAAGACGGGCCAGCCGAAATGGACCGGCACACGTGCGGACCTCGTGTTCGGCTCGAACTCAATCCTGCGTGCGCTGGCAGAGGTGTACGGCAGCGCGGACGGCCAGGCGCGCTTCATCAGCGATTTCGTTGTCGCGTGGACCAAGGTCATGAACGCTGATCGCTTCGATCTCGCGTAA
- a CDS encoding type 1 glutamine amidotransferase domain-containing protein gives MKVLMVLTSHDQLGNTGRKTGFWLEELAAPYYAFKDAGAQIVLASPKGGQPPLDPKSNEPAFQTEETRRFEADAQATAQLAATVRLDSVNQADFDTVFYPGGHGPLWDLAEDGHSIALIESFLAARKPIALVCHAPGVLRHVRKPDGRPLVQGKKVTGFTNTEEAAVQLTDVVPFLVEDELTALGGNFTRGDDWASYVVSDGLLITGQNPGSSAEAAKLLLKQLSAGR, from the coding sequence ATGAAAGTCCTGATGGTTCTGACCTCGCACGACCAGCTCGGCAACACCGGCCGCAAGACCGGCTTCTGGCTCGAAGAACTGGCCGCCCCTTACTACGCTTTCAAGGATGCCGGCGCGCAGATCGTGTTGGCCTCGCCCAAGGGCGGCCAGCCGCCGCTCGACCCCAAGAGCAACGAACCGGCCTTCCAGACAGAGGAAACCCGCCGCTTCGAGGCCGACGCGCAGGCAACGGCTCAACTGGCTGCGACCGTGCGTCTGGACAGCGTGAACCAGGCTGACTTCGATACGGTGTTCTATCCGGGCGGCCACGGCCCGCTGTGGGATCTGGCCGAAGACGGGCACTCGATCGCGCTGATCGAATCCTTCCTCGCGGCGCGTAAGCCGATCGCGCTGGTCTGCCACGCGCCGGGCGTACTGCGCCATGTCAGGAAGCCCGATGGCAGGCCGCTGGTCCAAGGCAAGAAAGTCACCGGCTTCACCAACACCGAGGAAGCTGCGGTGCAACTCACCGACGTGGTGCCGTTTCTGGTCGAAGACGAACTCACGGCTCTGGGCGGTAACTTCACGCGCGGCGATGACTGGGCCTCGTATGTGGTGAGCGATGGTCTGCTGATTACTGGCCAGAACCCCGGTTCCTCTGCCGAGGCCGCGAAATTGTTGCTCAAGCAACTCAGTGCAGGCAGGTAA
- a CDS encoding DUF1330 domain-containing protein gives MVMIRERVTNQAAMDTYAKLAPLAREGHNIERLAFYGELDMLEGAPVDGVVINRFATMEDARRWYDSSAYKAARVHRQRGANYRVFIVEGVDAKPVA, from the coding sequence GTGGTGATGATCCGCGAGCGCGTGACGAACCAGGCAGCGATGGACACCTACGCCAAATTGGCCCCGCTCGCGCGTGAAGGACACAACATTGAACGTCTGGCTTTCTACGGCGAGCTGGACATGCTGGAAGGTGCGCCCGTCGACGGCGTGGTCATCAACCGCTTCGCGACGATGGAAGACGCCCGTCGCTGGTACGACAGCTCGGCTTATAAGGCTGCACGCGTTCACCGCCAGCGCGGCGCGAACTACCGCGTTTTCATCGTCGAAGGCGTCGACGCGAAACCGGTGGCTTGA